GTCAATTAGGATTTTAAGTCATTTTTCggattaattttgtttgggtcTAATTCGGATCATGTCAATTTTAACAGGTCTAACATCAAGCCATGAACAATACGAGGAAAAAAAAAGTCATGTTCAAGTTGCTCCCTTCCTCTTTATTTTCAATGGGTTGACTAACCTACGAGCATAAGAAGCTGTAACTTGAAAAGTTGTAAGTACCGATTGTGTATATACCTTCTCGATGGGATAGACAGTTTTGGAACAAGTTAAGCATTTTTCTTGTGTCCCAGAAAACATGCGAGCAACTTTGCTTGATGATCTTGTCTGTGAGCAAAATTTTGTGTATTACACACTAATAAATAAGGCAGATATCTAAACAAGGAAGCAAGAGAGTGAAATGGTGAACTATTGATAAAAAATTACCAGCTCGGGCTTCGAGTCTGGTGAATTTTCAGCTGCTCTTGTAGCTGTTGAAAACAATATATAATCTATTAGATGGTCggacataaaaaattaaaaacaagccGAAATCAAGTCTAAGGATGAGAATTGTGAAAGGGTAAATACGAGAGTGGAAGTTCTTGTTGAAGTTTCCTGATTCTTTAAACAATTGTTCAAAATGAGGCTTGCAGTACAGAACGCCATCCATGGATTTAAAACTGTGCAGCTGCAAACAACATGCGAGATATATTAGCCAGCATTCTTCATGCCTGAATCAAACAACACTACACTACGTGAAGTACAACACCCGCGCCCTGCAAGACTCAGTTTCATTGCATCAGTGTTCAAAATCAAAAATTTCTGTGTTTTTCATCGTAGGATAATGAAGATGTCTAATCAGGGTTCTCATGATGCGAAAACAGCTCCAAATATTGTCAAAAGAACATTTAAATTTCACAACTTAAACTATCATCCACTTTGCAAAACTAATATGGTTTATAGATATGTATGGCGTTCTTGATCCCCACGCTCCAGTTTGAGGGGGGATAATAGGCCGAGTCAGGCCCATATGTATTAGGGTTTATGATGGGTTATATCCCGTCACATTTATGTACTTAAACTGATCGAATGAATGAGAAAACATACGATTACCATTTCACATATACAACACAATTTATCAGTATAACACCCTTTCAAAATTGTATTAGGCCAATTTAACAGTATTTTGAATTCAGCCATAATCTTCATCGAATCAAATAAATGTTATAAATAAAAAATCCACCCAAACAATACAGCAATGCAGAATGAACCAGTCAAAATGTAAGCATGATGTTTCTACCAAGTACCAACAACAAATTTTATTACTTCCATTAGTAACTTGACCAACTTTTATCCATTTCATCCAAAGATTCGGAATGTAGAGTATGATGGTAAAAAGTAAAACGACTCATTAAACTgtcacaaattctcactttagacaGACACTACTATTACCGCTTCTTATACATTGTAACAGCAATGGTCAACACAATTTTCTTGACCTCATTGACTTTTCAACACCTGTGAAATGTTGCATACATCCGACCCCTCTATCTAAATAGTGGAGTGTTTGACCCGTTTTAGCTATAAAACGGATATCTGTCTTAAGGGAGACTAACTGATCGAACCGTGTTAAGGATTGACCATTCCAATTACATTAACACTTTACAAAAAACATCTCTTGGAGATAAACTCAGCTGCAACATAATTTGAAAAACGTATACAATCAAATGGAACGGAGAAATGAAGGGGAAACCTGAAGGTGGCTTTTGCAGTGATTGCATTTGAAGCAAGACTTATGATAAGAAACACCATCTGCAGATACTTGATCCATTACATACACAGTCTTATCACATGCCTTGCATTTCTGCTGAGTTCCTATAAATGACATTCTTTTTTCCTTCCTTCTTAATCAATTAGATCTAAACTTCCAGTCTCACCACAGAAAAGCACTTCAAGCAGCAATCTGAAACAAAATCAAAGATGGGTCAGTAAAAAACTGTAAAATAATCAAAATGATCACACATTTCAACTAGAGTTTCAATCTTTTCCATGCAATGAGGTTGAACACTTGAACATCATCAAAATGGCCTGACAATCATTGAAAGTTTCAATCTTTTTTGTGAAATGAGGTCAAAATTTCAGAAACTTTCAATCTTACTGATGAAATGAGGTCAAAAATCATTGaaagtttcaatctttttatgaaattaagttgaaaatcatcaaaatagcATAAAAATTACTGAAAGTTTCAATCTTTTTGATGAAATGAGGTCAAAAATCATTGaaagtttcaatctttttatgaaattaagttgaaaatcatcaaaatagcATGAAAATTACTGAAAGTTTCAAACTTTTTCATGAAATGAGGTTGAAATACATCACAATTGCATGAAAAACACAGAAAGTTTCAATCTTTTTGATGAAATGAGATTAAAAATGATCAACAAAgaatgaaaatcatcaaaagatTGAATATTTTCATGTGGGTTGATCCAAATCAATGCATACCTTGATTAAAATGGAAAATAAGATAGATAAGAAAGATGATTATGAAGAAAAAGTGAAGGAATGAAAGAGAGAAGGGATGAAAAATGAGGGTCCACAGTTGTGATTAAGTGAGAGTTTAATTGGTTGGTGGTCGGGTTTTTTAACATTAAATTAAACAAATAGTAAATGTGATGGTAGACTTCTTCTTGTTGTAGTtattctttgaacaagtttgcaCTTTTGTTTATCCTTTCAGAGTTTCAGGGGAATTATTTATGGAATTGGTCCACTTTCCCCTCCATGGAGCGTGTGATTACCAGCCTAAATTctttttagcattggaattcgaAAATGCCGATTAGACGGTTTTACGTTAAATTAGTGTAGAATTACCTTACGAGTATATTTAGTTTGAATATTTTTtcatacacaaattctcattgaagacatttACATATCCGTCGCGAGCAACTCAGAATCTGATACCACTTTACCTCACAACGATactccactttttctctctctacaacactattcatgtggtcccctttctccactaacccattttgttaccattttatctcacaaaatatccgccacaaatggtaacccgtcacaagggagaccaattgtttttCATAACTTCTTTTATTAACATGCCTGAATTAATGGGAgatatcttatctttattaattcagaagacaatactcaatccaggacgtgccacgtcattaatccaggttttttttttttgggaaatacATGTTATGGTGGGGCCGTTAGTGTCaagaatttatttatttcttcgaAATTATCTggctatacaaacatgcgacaaattccgtcttagaacaaatactatgaaataatactatgaaataattttatacattccgaataaataaaattaatggcatataagcggaatgaattacaaatcggaataaatgaaactaattaaaaataaatgaattacataattttaaaaaaagaaaataataataaaattacataattacgagaaggaattacatttagttacgggattgaattacatataatgcgaataaattacatgcataatttttaaaaactagatagtacgatatatttaaaaaaaaaatcctttgttatttcctcttaaaccattgcatatgaacacgtatttgtaacaagttcaaacattaattatgtagatcgctcATCTAGAcaaactagataagtacaatagaaatgcaaaaaaaaaaaaaaaacacatccaaaaacattaataccggcccaaatacatacccgtgcaattttgcacgggtttaaaactagtatgtCTTTAATTGATTGTGTTTACTCTAATTTAGTGTAAACTGCTTTGTACGAAGTATATGCTTAATTATGTACGGAGTAATTTTCTTATTGTCAGTCTGTCATCGTCTTCTTCAAAAATGTTATTCTTGAATTGAATGTCACGGTCATTATTTGCTTTATATATGATTAATTATCTATTTTTTAGTGGATAAAACGGGAAAGAATAACCGTAAATTAAATTGGTTTTCACTATTTTTtctcacaaataggattatacatccaacATTGTCTGTGACAGACAACCAAGATATAAATTAAACTACATGTATTCTTTCCGaaattaatttaaatttcatgtttttaatgtgaaATGAATGAagtcaatactttctaataaagttcTCATATTCTTTAATATAAAGTTTCTGATCTTTGACACAAAAAATTCAGTTCTTACAATCGCACAACATATACATCCTCAGTTTGTATAGTCCATAAATTGATTTTTTCTTAGGAGAGTAACAttgaaaaaacaataaaaattgaTATTCTTTAACTTTGGTAGAATTTCATAAGCATTACTACTCTGCATTAGCACTAAAATAAATCAAAGAAGTTAATTACTCATCAATTATCTTCAAGAATTTCTTAATCCACGGTCATCGTGATACGTAATTGTTTATTGTGTCCAATGCAAATTAGTCTTACGCAATTGGTTATAAGTTAGTAATATAAAACGAGTTATTTATCATCAATAATTGACTATTTATTAAAAACGACTTTACAAAAACAACTTGAAAACCAATGTATAATTGTATATTTGTATGGTAACCTACTCTCTTGTCTAGATTATTGAGATTAGAATTATTTATCACACATTAGGGAGTTAGAAGTATATTAAAAAGAGACTTGCAACTACTATTAGGATGTAATTAACAAGTTGCTTAATTTCTTATTAGTGACACAAATTGACAAATAAGTCAATGCATCATGAGATGGGAGTGTTGGAACTCTTGAGGCATGGAAACGCATTGCTACTTGACAGAAGGTGCTGAACAAGTCCACTATATATCACATTTACGATCAATCCACTTACCTGCGACTACTAATCTTATAGAAGTACTTCGTATTTACGATTTGATTCCTTAATCTTTTACGTGGTTGCACGATTTGTTGTTTGATGTAGACGAATTGTAGCTTTGTACGGTTGTACCCTCTCCCATCCAATTTAAACGTAATATGAATCCATTATTCCCTTCATGGGTACGTACGAAGTATTACATTTGGATTGGATGGGAGGGACTCACCTGGCAAAACCAACCCGATCCAAAAAGGCTGACCCCAGACCCGAGCTGCAATTCTCGGCTTGAcccaaaacccgaattgacccgacccgaacatgacccgagctttgTTGACCCGAAACTGACCCGTCCCAAAATGACCAGTTCCGAAACCACCCGACCCGAAAACGACTCGACAAAACACAACTCTAATTGAATTAAAAAAACTTAAAATGACTAATTTAAAAACACACTTAATATTGTTAATGTTAAAAATAAAGAATCAATtatcaaaactaaactaaaaatAGGTAATAATACTAATCATACTTTTTTCCGTATTAATCGTTGACCCGAAACCGAAATAACCCGACCTgctttgacccgaaaatgacccggccAACATACCCGAAAAACACCGAAACCCGAAACGACCCAACTCGAAATAACCCGATAATATGAGGGGCCCGAACTGACCTGACCCGAATCGAATCGAACCGACTAGAACCCAACCCGTTGACCCATTTTTCCAGGTTTAGGAGGGTGTATATTTTTCGGATTCCAAGCTTTGAAAAAATCTGAATTGACCCTCGACTTGAATTTTTGTTGATCTATCTCATAGCGCTGACAATGGATTGTGCTAAATTGTAACTCGAACTACAATTATATATTTCGTCTGTCCCATTGAATAGtttatatttactttattttgtgagggggaaATAAAGGAAATATAAACTATTGAttggaacggagggagtagtaaCAAACGGTAAAAACCTTAATGA
The Silene latifolia isolate original U9 population chromosome 11, ASM4854445v1, whole genome shotgun sequence genome window above contains:
- the LOC141612388 gene encoding LIM domain-containing protein WLIM2b-like, with the protein product MSFIGTQQKCKACDKTVYVMDQVSADGVSYHKSCFKCNHCKSHLQLHSFKSMDGVLYCKPHFEQLFKESGNFNKNFHSPTRAAENSPDSKPELTRSSSKVARMFSGTQEKCLTCSKTVYPIEKVTVENQFYHKSCFKCSHGGCSLSPSNYAALNGVLYCKHHFSQLFREKGSYAHISKSASMRRNASPITEAIAVAVAATPASEA